A single region of the Triticum dicoccoides isolate Atlit2015 ecotype Zavitan chromosome 2B, WEW_v2.0, whole genome shotgun sequence genome encodes:
- the LOC119368047 gene encoding two-component response regulator ORR5-like translates to MTSFKGLVGEGSTALPHVLAVDDSSVDRAVISGILRSSKFRVTAVDSGKRALELLGSETNVSMIITDYWMPEMTGYELLKKVKGSSKLREIPVVIMSSENVPTRINRCLEEGAEDFLLKPVQPSDVSRLCSRVLR, encoded by the exons ATGACGAGCTTCAAGGGCCTtgtaggcgaggggagcacggcgcTGCCGCACGTCCTCGCCGTGGACGACAGCTCGGTGGACCGCGCCGTCATCTCCGGCATCCTCCGCAGCTCCAAGTTCCGCG TGACCGCCGTGGACAGCGGGAAGAGGGCCCTGGAGCTTCTTGGCTCC GAGACCAATGTGAGCATGATAATCACCGACTACTGGATGCCGGAGATGACGGGCTACGAGCTCCTCAAGAAGGTCAAG GGGTCGTCCAAGCTGAGGGAGATCCCCGTGGTGATCATGTCCTCGGAGAACGTGCCTACAAGGATCAACAG gtgcctggAGGAGGGAGCCGAGGATTTCCTGCTGAAGCCCGTCCAGCCGTCCGACGTGTCGCGCCTCTGCAGCCGCGTCCTCCGCTGA